In the Bacteroidales bacterium genome, one interval contains:
- a CDS encoding helix-turn-helix domain-containing protein, with amino-acid sequence MNPFLSDNIRFLRKRKNLTQQDLADAININRSTLNGYENRVSEPGIEELLKFSTFFHVSIDMLVTKDISEMSEFQLSQIELGADPYIRGSSLRVLATTVNNKNIENIELVNEKAKAGYKLGFADPEYIKVLPTFHLPFLSENKKYRTFQISGDSMLPIPDKSYVTAEFVQNWNLIRNRHAYVILTLDDGIVFKVVENRIKNEGKIILHSLNPEYKPYEISVSEIKEVWKFVNYISSEFPEPSLPKNELQQSINEVKKDLNEIKNRLSLNKS; translated from the coding sequence ATGAATCCTTTTTTGTCGGATAACATTAGGTTTCTAAGAAAACGTAAAAATCTTACTCAACAAGATTTGGCTGATGCTATAAATATAAACAGGTCAACACTAAATGGATATGAAAATCGAGTTTCAGAGCCAGGGATAGAGGAGCTTTTGAAATTTAGCACGTTTTTTCATGTGTCTATTGATATGCTTGTAACAAAGGATATTAGTGAGATGAGCGAGTTTCAGCTTAGCCAAATTGAGTTGGGGGCTGACCCTTATATTAGAGGTAGCAGCTTAAGAGTTTTAGCAACTACGGTTAATAACAAAAATATTGAAAACATAGAGCTGGTTAATGAAAAAGCTAAAGCGGGATATAAATTAGGATTTGCAGATCCTGAATATATTAAAGTTTTGCCGACTTTTCATCTTCCTTTTTTAAGCGAAAACAAAAAATACAGAACTTTTCAGATTAGTGGAGATAGTATGTTGCCTATTCCTGATAAGTCTTATGTTACAGCCGAATTTGTTCAAAACTGGAATCTTATTAGAAATAGGCATGCTTATGTGATTTTAACTCTTGATGATGGAATTGTTTTTAAAGTTGTTGAAAATCGTATTAAAAATGAAGGAAAAATTATTTTGCATTCATTAAATCCTGAGTATAAACCTTATGAAATTAGTGTTTCTGAAATTAAAGAAGTGTGGAAATTTGTAAACTACATAAGCTCTGAGTTCCCAGAGCCATCTTTGCCAAAAAATGAGTTGCAGCAATCAATTAATGAAGTAAAAAAAGACTTAAACGAAATAAAGAATCGCTTAAGTCTTAACAAGTCTTAA